One genomic segment of Ricinus communis isolate WT05 ecotype wild-type chromosome 3, ASM1957865v1, whole genome shotgun sequence includes these proteins:
- the LOC8265108 gene encoding vacuolar protein sorting-associated protein 32 homolog 2 — MFNRLFGKPKQETNALTTLDKLNETLEMLEKKEKVLSKKAIAEVERAKEFTRTKNKRAAIQCLKRKRLYEQQIEQLGNFQLRIHDQMIMLEGAKATTETVDALRTGAAAMKAMQKATNIDDVDKTMDEINEQTENMKQIQEALSTPIGAAADFDEDELEAELEELEGAELEEQLLQPATTAPAAPVQVPAGRQPNRPAAQKQTAEEDELAALQAEMAL, encoded by the exons ATGTTTAACCGGCTTTTTGGAAAACCAAAACAGGAAACTAATGCTCTAACTACGTTAGACAAATTAAATGAG ACACTTGAGATGttagagaaaaaagagaaagtacTTTCAAAAAAAGCTATTGCAGAAGTTGAAAGGGCAAAAGAATTTACTCgaacaaagaacaaaagag CTGCTATTCAATGTCTGAAGAGGAAAAGGCTATATGAACAACAAATAGAACAGCTTGGAAATTTCCAACTCCGTATTCATGATCAA ATGATAATGTTAGAAGGTGCAAAAGCCACTACAGAAACTGTAGATGCATTGAGAACTGGAGCCGCTGCAATGAAGGCAATGCAGAAAGCAAC GAATATTGACGATGTGGATAAGACGATGGATGAAATCAATGAGCAGACTGAGAACATGAAACAAATTCAAGAGGCTCTTTCAACTCCTATTGGTGCTGCAGCTGATTTTGATGAG GACGAATTGGAGGCAGAACTTGAAGAATTGGAAGGTGCTGAACTGGAAGAACAACTTCTTCAACCTGCAACCACAGCTCCAGCAGCTCCAGTGCAGGTTCCAGCAGGCCGGCAACCAAATCGTCCTGCTGCTCAGAAACAGACAGCTGAGGAAGATGAACTTGCTGCATTGCAGGCTGAGATGGCACTTTGA
- the LOC8265109 gene encoding meiotic nuclear division protein 1 homolog isoform X1, which yields MQSKKRGLSLDEKREKILQIFYDSQDFFLLKELEKLGPKKGVISQSVKDVVQSLVDDDLVSKDKIGTSVYFWSLPSCAGNQLRNVYCNLESDLQSSKKRYAELVDRCDGLKKGREESDDREEALADLKAIELKHSELKEEMGQYADNDPAAFEAMKTAIEVAHAAANRWTDNIFTLRQWCSNNFPEAKEQLENMYKEMGITDDFDYLEPLSVVPLSSVDHQILESNP from the exons ATGCAGTCTAAGAAGCGAGGGCTTTCGTTGGATGAGAAACGTGAGAAGATTCTTCAAATATTTTACGACTCACAGGACTTCTTTCTC CTTAAGGAACTTGAGAAGTTGGGGCCCAAAAAAGGCGTGATTAGCCAGTCTGTGAAAGATGTTGTCCAGAGCTTAGTTGATGATGATCTTGTTTCAAAAGACAAGATAGGAACTTCA GTATATTTTTGGAGTCTTCCTAGCTGTGCCGGAAATCAG TTGAGGAATGTATACTGCAACCTTGAATCTGATCTGCAAAGCAGTAAGAAGCGGTATGCAGAACTCGTTGATCGGTGTGATGGATTGAAAAAAGGGCGTGAGGAATCT GATGACCGAGAGGAGGCATTAGCCGACTTAAAAGCAATTGAATTAAAGCATAGTGAGCTGAAG GAGGAGATGGGACAATATGCAGACAATGATCCTGCTGCCTTTGAAGCAATGA AGACAGCTATTGAAGTCGCCCATGCCGCAGCTAATAGATGGACAG ACAACATCTTCACGTTGCGACAATGGTGTTCGAACAACTTCCCCGAGGCCAAAGAGCAGCTTGAAAACATGTACAAGGAG ATGGGAATAACAGATGATTTTGACTATTTGGAGCCTTTATCAGTCGTTCCACTCAGCTCAGTGGACCATCAGATTCTGGAATCCAATCCTTAA
- the LOC8265103 gene encoding uncharacterized protein LOC8265103 isoform X2, whose amino-acid sequence MKKLARNWRKSRDENSSLPTWEDPSLDDSRPMDTQEQEELVRSLERTQAQQSLLWRRVFAGLLFCYAAFQVYSIYQQATSPWELRYHAYFMEDMSSWMVISADWVAVLACSMAIMGLLHNSKQYRPLIWYSCFAGLALAVFWLYYMLRMSRFRWDVLWLPFGPLSGAGLSLYVDHLLIESSEEVRKLRGYMYAFKAS is encoded by the exons ATGAAGAAGCTGGCGAGAAATTGGAGAAAATCTCGAGACGAGAATTCATCTCTACCAACTTGGGAAGATCCGTCGCTTGATGATTCTCGTCCCATGGACACCCAAG agcaagaggaattggttCGATCTCTTGAAAGAACGCAAGCTCAACAATCACTTTTATGGAGG aGAGTGTTTGCTGGACTTCTCTTCTGCTACGCTGCGTTTCAAGTGTACTCAATCTACCAGCAAGCAACTTCTCCATGGGAATTG AGGTATCATGCTTACTTCATGGAGGATATGAGTTCTTGGATGGTTATATCTGCAG ATTGGGTAGCTGTtttagcatgctcaatggCCATCATGGGGCTGCTGCATAATTCAAAGCAATACCGGCCGTTGATTTGGTATTCATGCTTTGCTGGGCTTGCGTTGGCAGTTTTCTGGTTATATTACATGCTCAG GATGTCAAGATTTCGATGGGATGTTCTCTGGCTTCCGTTTGGACCTCTTAG TGGAGCTGGCCTTTCCCTTTATGTTGACCATTTACTTATCGAGTCATCAGAAGAAGTTCGCAAACTTAGAGGCTACATGTATGCTTTTAAGGCCAGCTAA
- the LOC8265104 gene encoding asparagine--tRNA ligase, cytoplasmic 1: MGDQNDAVALKHPFSDRVPIRSIVSRPDGGASLKGQRVRVGGWVKTGREQGKGSFAFLELNDGTCPANLQVIVEKEVADLSPLVHTGACVSVEGVLKEPPEGTKQKIELRVEKVIHVGPVDPAKYPIPKTKLTLEFLRDHIHLRPRTNTISAVARIRNALAFATHSFFQEYGFLYIHTPIITTSDCEGAGEMFQVTTLISEIEKIEKDLIQNPPPSETDIEAAKLVVNEKGEAVSQLKSAKASKDNISASVAELKKAKENLLKLEERAKLKPGFPKKDGKIDYGLDFFTRQAFLTVSGQLQVETYVCALSSVYTFGPTFRAENSHTSRHLAEFWMIEPEIAFGDLEDDMNCAEAYVKYMCQWLLDKCLDDMELMAKLYDKGCIERLKMVASTPFKRISYTEAVDLLIEAVKGGHKFENSVEWGIDLASEHERYLTEILFKKPVIVYNYPKGIKAFYMRLNDDSKTVAAMDVLVPKVGELIGGSQREERLEVIQQRIAEMGLPVEPYEWYLDLRRYGTVKHCGFGLGFERMILFATGIDNIRDVIPFPRYPGRADL, translated from the exons ATGGGAGACCAAAACGACGCCGTTGCACTCAAACATCCGTTCTCCGATCGGGTCCCCATCCGATCCATCGTCTCACGCCCAGACGGTGGAGCCAGCCTCAAGGGGCAACGAGTACGGGTCGGAGGTTGGGTAAAAACCGGGAGAGAGCAAGGTAAAGGGTCGTTTGCGTTTCTGGAGCTAAACGACGGGACGTGCCCGGCGAACCTACAGGTCATTGTGGAAAAGGAAGTAGCGGATCTGAGCCCCTTGGTGCATACTGGGGCGTGCGTGTCTGTTGAAGGAGTTCTTAAAGAGCCACCTGAAGGAACTAAACAGAAGATTGAGCTGCGGGTTGAAAAAGTGATCCATGTTGGACCTGTTGACCCGGCTAAGTATCCGATTCCTAAAACCAAGCTTACTCTTGAGTTCTTAAGAGACCATATCCATCTTAGACCCAGAACTAACACG ATTTCTGCAGTTGCTCGAATCCGTAATGCACTTGCTTTTGCCACGCACTCATTCTTTCAAGAGTATggttttttatatattcacaCTCCAATTATCACGACCAGTGACTGTGAAGGCGCTGGTGAAATGTTTCAAGTTACTACCTTGATTAGTGAAATTGAAAAGATAGAGAAGGACCTGATTCAAAATCCTCCTCCATCAGAGACTGACATAGAAGCAGCTAAGCTTGTTGTCAATGAGAAAGGAGAGGCTGTCAGCCAGCTTAAATCTGCTAAAGCAAGTAAGGATAATATAAGTGCTTCAGTGGCTGAACTAAAAAAAGCAAAGGAGAATCTCTTAAAGCTGGAGGAAAGAGCTAAATTAAAACCTGGCTTTCCAAAGAAAGATGGGAAGATTGACTATGGTCTAGATTTTTTTACCCGTCAAGCATTTTTGACTGTCTCTGGCCAACTACAAGTTGAAACATATGTCTGTGCTCTTAGCAGTGTCTATACATTTGGACCAACTTTTCGTGCTGAAAATTCGCACACTTCCAGGCATTTGGCAGAATTCTGGATGATTGAACCCGAAATAGCATTTGGAGATCTTGAG GATGATATGAACTGTGCTGAGGCATACGTAAAGTATATGTGTCAGTGGCTACTTGATAAATGTCTTGATGATATGGAACTTATGGCTAAACTTTATGATAAAGGGTGCATTGAGCGACTAAAGATGGTTGCTTCTACTCCTTTCAAAAGGATTTCTTACACAGAAGCTGTGGATCTACTGATTGAAGCTGTAAAAGGTGGTCACAAGTTTGAGAACAGTGTGGAATGGGGTATAGACCTGGCATCCGAGCATGAGAG ATACTTGACggagattttatttaagaagCCTGTCATCGTGTACAATTACCCAAAGGGGATCAAAGCATTTTACATGAGGCTCAATGATGATTCAAAGACAGTTGCTGCCATGGATGTCCTTGTACCAAAG GTGGGAGAGTTGATTGGTGGAAGCCAAAGAGAGGAACGCTTGGAGGTTATTCAGCAAAG AATTGCTGAGATGGGGCTGCCTGTTGAGCCATACGAGTGGTACCTCGACCTGCGGCGCTATGGGACTGTAAAGCATTGCGGATTTGGTTTAGGGTTTGAACGGATGATACTGTTTGCCACTGGCATTGACAATATAAGAGATGTCATCCCCTTCCCCAGATACCCGGGGAGAGCAGATTTGTGA
- the LOC8265109 gene encoding meiotic nuclear division protein 1 homolog isoform X2, with amino-acid sequence MSKKRGLSLDEKREKILQIFYDSQDFFLLKELEKLGPKKGVISQSVKDVVQSLVDDDLVSKDKIGTSVYFWSLPSCAGNQLRNVYCNLESDLQSSKKRYAELVDRCDGLKKGREESDDREEALADLKAIELKHSELKEEMGQYADNDPAAFEAMKTAIEVAHAAANRWTDNIFTLRQWCSNNFPEAKEQLENMYKEMGITDDFDYLEPLSVVPLSSVDHQILESNP; translated from the exons ATG TCTAAGAAGCGAGGGCTTTCGTTGGATGAGAAACGTGAGAAGATTCTTCAAATATTTTACGACTCACAGGACTTCTTTCTC CTTAAGGAACTTGAGAAGTTGGGGCCCAAAAAAGGCGTGATTAGCCAGTCTGTGAAAGATGTTGTCCAGAGCTTAGTTGATGATGATCTTGTTTCAAAAGACAAGATAGGAACTTCA GTATATTTTTGGAGTCTTCCTAGCTGTGCCGGAAATCAG TTGAGGAATGTATACTGCAACCTTGAATCTGATCTGCAAAGCAGTAAGAAGCGGTATGCAGAACTCGTTGATCGGTGTGATGGATTGAAAAAAGGGCGTGAGGAATCT GATGACCGAGAGGAGGCATTAGCCGACTTAAAAGCAATTGAATTAAAGCATAGTGAGCTGAAG GAGGAGATGGGACAATATGCAGACAATGATCCTGCTGCCTTTGAAGCAATGA AGACAGCTATTGAAGTCGCCCATGCCGCAGCTAATAGATGGACAG ACAACATCTTCACGTTGCGACAATGGTGTTCGAACAACTTCCCCGAGGCCAAAGAGCAGCTTGAAAACATGTACAAGGAG ATGGGAATAACAGATGATTTTGACTATTTGGAGCCTTTATCAGTCGTTCCACTCAGCTCAGTGGACCATCAGATTCTGGAATCCAATCCTTAA
- the LOC8265103 gene encoding uncharacterized protein LOC8265103 isoform X1 encodes MKKLARNWRKSRDENSSLPTWEDPSLDDSRPMDTQEQEELVRSLERTQAQQSLLWRRVFAGLLFCYAAFQVYSIYQQATSPWELRYHAYFMEDMSSWMVISADWVAVLACSMAIMGLLHNSKQYRPLIWYSCFAGLALAVFWLYYMLRMSRFRWDVLWLPFGPLSGAGLSLYVDHLLIESSEEVRKLRGYIGRTQKGDCLDH; translated from the exons ATGAAGAAGCTGGCGAGAAATTGGAGAAAATCTCGAGACGAGAATTCATCTCTACCAACTTGGGAAGATCCGTCGCTTGATGATTCTCGTCCCATGGACACCCAAG agcaagaggaattggttCGATCTCTTGAAAGAACGCAAGCTCAACAATCACTTTTATGGAGG aGAGTGTTTGCTGGACTTCTCTTCTGCTACGCTGCGTTTCAAGTGTACTCAATCTACCAGCAAGCAACTTCTCCATGGGAATTG AGGTATCATGCTTACTTCATGGAGGATATGAGTTCTTGGATGGTTATATCTGCAG ATTGGGTAGCTGTtttagcatgctcaatggCCATCATGGGGCTGCTGCATAATTCAAAGCAATACCGGCCGTTGATTTGGTATTCATGCTTTGCTGGGCTTGCGTTGGCAGTTTTCTGGTTATATTACATGCTCAG GATGTCAAGATTTCGATGGGATGTTCTCTGGCTTCCGTTTGGACCTCTTAG TGGAGCTGGCCTTTCCCTTTATGTTGACCATTTACTTATCGAGTCATCAGAAGAAGTTCGCAAACTTAGAGGCTACAT TGGCAGGACGCAAAAAGGAGATTGCTTGGATCACTGA
- the LOC8265112 gene encoding transcription factor RAX2: MGRAPCCDKANVKRGPWSPEEDATLKNYIHTHGTGGNWIGLPSKAGLRRCGKSCRLRWLNYLRPDIKHGDFTEEEDNIICTLYSNIGSRWSFIASQLPGRTDNDVKNYWNTKLKKKLFSGKINDAGKSGSNNRNSPDRMADIFASIPEDEAYNPENSLLLNANSGTMTPLMAVRNYDHYYSNPQGLILAESTLLNLTEAPNFGHNIYNATSSSSSASSSYSQEVSSLSPSSALLPSDNAGSWSGDERLLVQEGEINLLEFGLDQSPYELLNYLTF; this comes from the exons ATGGGAAGAGCACCGTGTTGTGACAAAGCTAACGTGAAAAGAGGGCCTTGGTCTCCTGAAGAAGATGCCACCCTCAAGAACTATATTCATACACATGGAACTGGTGGCAATTGGATTGGCTTGCCCAGCAAAGCAG gCCTGAGGAGATGCGGCAAGAGCTGTCGTTTGAGGTGGTTGAATTATCTGAGACCTGACATCAAGCATGGAGATTTTACTGAAGAAGAAGACAACATTATTTGTACTCTGTATAGTAACATAGGAAGCAG GTGGTCTTTTATAGCTTCACAGCTGCCAGGAAGAACAGACAATGATGTGAAGAACTACTGgaatactaaattaaagaaaaagctttTTTCAGGCAAGATTAATGATGCAGGAAAATCAGGCAGTAACAATAGAAATTCTCCTGATCGTATGGCAGATATTTTTGCTTCCATTCCGGAAGATGAAGCTTATAATCCTGAAAATTCACTTCTCTTGAACGCAAATTCTGGTACCATGACACCACTCATGGCGGTCCGTAACTACGATCACTATTACTCTAACCCACAAGGGCTAATTTTGGCGGAAAGCACCCTTCTAAATCTTACAGAAGCTCCAAATTTTGGACATAACATTTATAAtgcaacatcatcatcatcatcagcatcttcttcttattctcAAGAAGTTTCAAGTCTCTCTCCTTCATCTGCTCTGTTACCTTCAGACAATGCCGGCTCATGGTCCGGCGACGAAAGATTACTAGTACAAGAGGGTGAAATTAATCTACTAGAATTTGGACTCGATCAGTCTCCATATGAGCTGCTCAATTACCTAACATTTTAA
- the LOC8265102 gene encoding 60S ribosomal protein L31, giving the protein MVEKTKGRKEEVVTREYTINLHKRLHGCTFKKKAPKAIKEIRKFAQKAMGTKDVRVDVKLNKQIWSRGIRSVPRRIRVRIARRRNDDEEAKEELYSLVTVAEIPPEGLKGMGTKIIEDED; this is encoded by the exons ATGGTAGAGAAgacaaaaggaagaaaagaggaGGTGGTCACCAGAGAGTACACCATTAACCTCCACAAGCGCTTACATGGCTG CACCTTCAAGAAGAAGGCTCCCAAGGCCATAAAGGAGATCAGGAAGTTTGCTCAGAAAGCTATGGGAACAAAGGATGTGAGAGTGGATGTTAAGCTTAATAAGCAAATATGGAGCAGGGGTATCCGCAGTGTCCCTAGGAGGATCAGGGTTCGTATTGCTCGCAGGAGGAATGACGATGAAGAAGCAAAGGAAGAGCTTTACTCTCTTGTTACTGTTGCTGAAATCCCACCAGAAGGATTGAAAGGCATGGGTACCAAGATCATTGAAGATGAAGACTAA
- the LOC125369596 gene encoding uncharacterized protein LOC125369596, producing the protein MENVDFDQLPQEFVFPVCNCGQSVVLKASWTLSNPSRRFFGWRNFGRIGACGYFLWFDPPVYEHSKHVTNRLLKRVRRIEAENETEKRKAIVMVVLLSDVHNIFTFSLESWWLET; encoded by the exons ATGGAAAATGTTGATTTCGATCAATTGCCTCAAGAATTTGTGTTTCCAGTATGTAATTGTGGTCAATCTGTTGTGTTAAaagcttcttggaccttatCAAACCCCAGTCGAAGGTTCTTTGGATGGAGAAACTTTGGC AGGATCGGTGCTTGTGGGTATTTTCTGTGGTTTGATCCTCCTGTGTATGAACATTCAAAACATGTAACTAATAGATTGTTGAAGCGTGTGAGAAGAATTGAAGCTGAAAATGAGACTGAAAAACGCAAAGCCATTGTGATGGTTGTGCTA TTGTCTGATGTTCACAATATTTTTACCTTTTCACTTGAGTCCTGGTGGCTTGAAACCTAG
- the LOC8265107 gene encoding LOW QUALITY PROTEIN: IAA-amino acid hydrolase ILR1-like 4 (The sequence of the model RefSeq protein was modified relative to this genomic sequence to represent the inferred CDS: inserted 2 bases in 2 codons; substituted 1 base at 1 genomic stop codon) translates to HFSKVPIFTQFNGSLLILLLHFFLSKFISSIPFISKEQLAQIPVNFLHLAXKTKIFDYMVSIRSKIHENPELAFEEFETSKLVRAELDHLGIRYEYPVAVTGIFGYSGTGGPPYVAIRADMDGLAMQKAMEWEHKSKVAGKMHACXHEVHVAMLLGAAKMLHEHRHELQRTVVLVFQLAEEGHGGAKRMLDSGVLRNVDAIFGIXVSTLFPIDTVASRPGPVLAGRGFFEAEISGKGGHATIPQHTVDPILAASNVIVSLQHLVSREAPLDSQVVTIAKFQGGGAFNIIPDSVTIGGTFRAFSKDSFIQIKQRIEEVITKQASVQRCNATVRFNVDEKPLYTVTVNNKDLHKQFVNIAIAMLGAQNVKEMQPLMGAEDFFFAEAVPGCFFFLGMKDESHGPPGSGHSPYFRVNEEVLPYGASLHASLAVRYLLEYQPESRTTKENLIDEL, encoded by the exons CACTTCTCTAAGGTTCCAATCTTTACACAATTTAATGGTTCTCTTCTGATTCTACTTCTCCACTTCTTTCTCTCAAAATTCATCTCCTCAATACCTTTTATTAGCAAAGAACAACTTGCTCAAATCCCTGTTAATTTCCTTCACCTCG AAAAGACCAAGATTTTTGATTATATGGTAAGTATTAGGAGTAAAATTCACGAGAACCCAGAACTTGCTTTTGAGGAATTTGAGACCAGTAAGCTTGTTAGAGCTGAACTTGATCATTTGGGCATCCGTTATGAATATCCAGTTGCTGTTACTGGTATTTTTGGCTATAGTGGAACTGGTGGGCCGCCTTATGTTGCCATAAGAGCTGATATGGATGGTCTGGCAATGCAG AAGGCTATGGAGTGGGAGCACAAGAGTAAAGTTGCAGGGAAAATGCATGCTT GGCATGAGGTCCATGTTGCAATGCTTCTTGGTGCTGCTAAGATGCTTCATGAGCATCGCCACGAGTTACAG CGAACGGTCGTTCTTGTTTTTCAACTAGCTGAGGAAGGACATGGGGGAGCCAAGAGAATGTTGGATTCTGGGGTTCTCAGGAATGTCGATGCCATCTTTGGAATATAAGTTTCTACTCTATTTCCTATTGATACAGTTGCCTCCAGACCTGGCCCTGTTTTGGCTGGCAGGGGTTTCTTTGAGGCTGAGATAAGTGGAAAAGGGGGGCATGCTACCATTCCCCAGCACACAGTTGATCCTATTTTAGCAGCTTCCAATGTGATTGTTAGTTTACAGCATCTTGTTTCACGTGAAGCTCCCTTGGATTCACAG GTAGTAACAATTGCGAAATTCCAAGGAGGTGGTGCATTCAATATTATTCCAGATTCTGTTACAATTGGTGGCACATTCAGGGCATTTTCAAAAGATAGTTTCATCCAAATTAAACAACGTATTGAAGAG GTTATCACAAAACAAGCTAGCGTTCAGAGGTGTAATGCAACTGTCCGCTTTAACGTAGATGAAAAACCCCTCTACACAGTGACTGTAAATAATAAAGATTTGCATAAGCAGTTTGTAAATATTGCAATAGCCATGCTGGGTGCCCAGAACGTTAAAGAAATGCAACCACTAATGGGAGCAGAAGACTTCTTCTTTGCAGAGGCAGTTCCTGGATGCTTCTTCTTTCTTGGGATGAAGGATGAGTCTCACGGACCACCTGGATCTGGTCATTCACCATATTTCAGAGTTAATGAAGAGGTGCTTCCATATGGAGCCTCCCTACATGCATCATTAGCTGTGAGGTACCTCCTGGAATATCAACCCGAATCCAGGACAACCAAGGAAAACTTAATCGATGAATTATGA
- the LOC8265106 gene encoding 40S ribosomal protein S30 has translation MGKVHGSLARAGKVRGQTPKVAKQDKKKKPRGRAHKRMQYNRRFVTAVVGFGKKRGPNSSEK, from the exons ATGG GTAAGGTTCACGGATCTTTGGCTCGTGCTGGTAAGGTGAGAGGCCAAACTCCTAAAGTGGCAAAGCaggacaagaagaagaagccaCGTGGTCGCGCTCACAAGAGGATGCAATACAATCGCCGTTTTGTCACTGCTg TTGTGGGATTCGGTAAGAAGAGAGGACCCAACTCATCTGAGAAGTAA